Genomic segment of Syntrophorhabdaceae bacterium:
CTTGACGCGTTCATAGTATGCGCGAGGCGCATAGATGCCGCTGATCACCTCTTTGTATCCAGTGACCAGATTCTCATATCCCATCTTTGGAATGATGTTCGTGGAAAAGTCCGTATTGTCTCCGGTGACATCTTGCTTCAGTCGGCCTTCCTCCCGGAGTCTTTCGTAAAGCCGGCTGCCCTTTGGCGCATTGAGCATGCCCACCATGGCGGTGACGATCCGGCTTTCCTGTATAAACCGGACCTGCCTTTCGAATGTTTCGGGAGAATCACTGTCAAACCCCACGATAAAGCCCCCCCTGATGCGGAGGCCGAGCTGCTGGATCCGTTTCACTCCGGCAAGAAGGTCCCGGTTCCTGTTCTGGAATTTGTTGCACTCCTTGAGGGAACTGTCGTCGGGAGTCTCAATACCAACGAACACACCCTCGAACCCTGCTTGTATCATCCGTCTGATCAGTTCTTCATCGTCCGCGAGGTCGATCGATGCCTCTGTTGCCAGGTCGAAAGGATACCGTCTCTTCTTCATCCACTGGATCATGGCGGGCAGCACATGGTCTTTGAGCTTCCTCTTGTTGCCTATGAAGTTGTCATCAACAAAGAAGATACTGCCTCTCCATCCCGCCCTGTAAAGGGCTTCCAGTTCATTGACCACCTGCTCCGTCGTCTTGCTTCGGGTCTTATGCCCGTAGAGCGTGGTAATGTCGCAGAATTCACAGCTGAACGGGCAACCCCGGGAATATTGAAGATTCATCGAATGATACCTGTTCATCTTAACGAGTTCCCAGGCAGGAGCGGGAGTCTTATCAAGCTCGGGAAATGCCCGTGAGGAGTAAATGTGTTTGGCCTCACCTCTGGCAAGGTCTTCCAGGAAAGGGGCGAGGGTAAACTCTGCCTCATTGAGTATCAGGTGATCCACGTCGGGGTATTCTTCGGGATTTGCGGTAAAGAGAGGGCCTCCGGCAACGATCTTGACGCCTGCCGTCTTGCACCGCTCAATGACCT
This window contains:
- a CDS encoding radical SAM protein, with amino-acid sequence MNILLIYPKYPDTFWSFKHALKFISKRALHPPLGLLTVAAMLPGEWKKRLVDMNIANLKDKHFRWADYVFIGAMAVQKESVREVIERCKTAGVKIVAGGPLFTANPEEYPDVDHLILNEAEFTLAPFLEDLARGEAKHIYSSRAFPELDKTPAPAWELVKMNRYHSMNLQYSRGCPFSCEFCDITTLYGHKTRSKTTEQVVNELEALYRAGWRGSIFFVDDNFIGNKRKLKDHVLPAMIQWMKKRRYPFDLATEASIDLADDEELIRRMIQAGFEGVFVGIETPDDSSLKECNKFQNRNRDLLAGVKRIQQLGLRIRGGFIVGFDSDSPETFERQVRFIQESRIVTAMVGMLNAPKGSRLYERLREEGRLKQDVTGDNTDFSTNIIPKMGYENLVTGYKEVISGIYAPRAYYERVKAFLREYKPLEKRRRGLHFRYIRYNLHYLDAPFKTLVILGIKDKARLYYWKLVFWSLFRRPRLLPMAIAYMVYGFHFRKVFKTMY